AGGAGGAGCATGGTCGAATGGAGCAAGAAGCAGTGGCGTCATGGTGGGTTGACGAGCTCAGGCACCAGCTAGAGTCCGCTTGCCACAAGTCCCAAGACTAGGCGATCGAGGCAACTAGAGCACGGGCGGTGGAGCTACGTGCAGTTGAGCAGGTGACTACTACCGAGTGGGGCCTCGACACAGTGAAGGCCCACTTGGCGGAGACTGAGGCAGTGctctagaagtccttggaggctttGGAGGCAGAGCGGAAGGTCTGGTTAGACGCCGAGCAAGAAGTGGTCGCTCTACGAGGGTAGATGCTCGAGgtagaggagtcgaacgctcgactGTTCGAGGGGGTGAGCCAGCAAGAGGAAGGGCATTCCTTTTTCAAAAGCGCCCACCTCGGTACGTACCTGTTCTGCCCTTGGTTGCTGCCTTGAATTTTTCTTTCCTTTGCTCTTGAATTTCTAGAACTTGGTGGAAAGATCGactctctagagcaagagctaGAGACGGTCAAAGCGGCGGTTGGTTAGAGCATGGAGGCgctagcctagtcccttgaggagcgatgtGTTTTTGAGGGAGAGCTTGACTAGCTTCGCAATATTGCATAGGTGGTCATCTCTGAGGTGTTCGGGTCAGGACCGAGCACTAGTACGCCCGCCGTCCAACTGGTggaggtcccgaatgaagtttgggctctcatctccgatggcatgttctatgggatgtcgggggtgctgaccttggTGGTGACCAACTACCCTAATCTGGACTTCACGGCCATTTGTAGAGGATACGCCAATGGGTGGAGTGCAGATAAAATCCATGCGCTGGGGAAGAGTTTGGTCCTATTTGCACAGATGGTCACTGAGCAGGTCACCACGTAGCGGGTGATGCAGGCTCACCGTTCGACCATGGTCATAGACATGCGCTAGGAAGATGTTGTCCAGCCTGCGGAGGCAGTAGAGGCCGGGTCAGAGGTGAGCATCATCCCACCCCCAACCGAGCCGAATGTTATCCCGATCATAGCCGAGCTGAGTGTTGTCGTCTCGACGACAACCGAGCTGCCTTTGTCCTCGTCAACCGTACCATCAACCGATGCCGCTGGGGGGCCATAatagagttagagtagaaatagccagtttatgtaaaagatgaattcatggaggatcccccatgtgaacagttttacatttgtaaatattttaagtttgtttttgtgatgaaatcacttgtgaggggaagcttgtcccatccgcccttgtttttatccttacatagctttgtttgtgtcctttcttttttgcatctACCCGTTGAcccgtaggctacaaccttaagaacccgagcgtggcccgcgaggctcagttgctcataaccgtaggtcatggcgagGTGTGATTAGTCAGGAGGCTAAAAGCACAAGttatgtagggtaatcaaaggaatgaaatgcccttttgtttgggtgatgcccttttgtttgggtgaaaagtgttactatatgatagtaaaaaaggggATGGTATCACACCCCTATGGAGCCCTTGAGCGACCTAGGCCATGAGTGCTTAGGCTAGGGCATCATAGGAGCAAGCATTTAATGGAATATACGGTAGGACCaagctttagggaaagaaacgacATACTGTTTGATGTTTCATACGTTGGTGAGAACGctgccgttgtcatccttcagtcgggaGGCGCCTGGTTGTATCATCTCGGTCACCATGTAGGgttcttcccatggtggagagagcttatgtttctccttggttgactgggtcctccggagtacgagatcaccaacctcaaggatcctccccctaatttttctttcatggtacatgcAGAGAGTTAGCTGGTAACGAGCTGagtggatgatggtcgtctcacaAGCCTCTTTGAGCAGGTCCATGGCTCAGTCTTagtcgaaggcctttactcttggggcaccatgatcAAGGTCgaagggcaacactgctttggcTCCATATGCAAGGACGAAAAGGGTGAACCCTATGGaccggtttggggtcgttctttgGCTCTAGAGGATTAtagggacctctacaacccatatCCATCATACTTTTTGAGTCGATCAAAGAtgtggggcttgagtccttggaggaccgtgccattggcccgctcgatcTGACCGTTAGTATGGGGGTGTTCGACCAAGGCCtaatcgatcctgatgccgtatccatcatagaagtccaagaacttcttctcggtgaagcttgttccgtggtcggtgatgatatagttagggatgccaaaccgatagatgatgtcgaggaagaacttgaccgcctcttctgagtggatattggtgatgggctttgcctctatccacttggtgaacttgtccatcACCATGAGTAGGAGAGTGAAGCCACCTAGGATCTTTTTGTGGGGTatgaccatgtcgaggccccagacctcaaatggccaggtgatggggatggtctaaaGTTCCTACGCTAGTAGATGAGTCTATCAAgtatagaactagcatccttcacacctatggaCCACCTCATCTGCATCTCACAGcatagtgggccagtaaaaaccttagcgaaagcTTTCTCGACCAGCGACCTTAGGGCCATGTGATGTCcacagattctggcatggacttcaaggagaagctatttCCCCTGGTCGgtcaggatgcacttcatgagcactctcgatggacttcgcttgtaaagttcattactaATGATGACGAACGTCTTGGCACATCGAGCGATTCAtcaggcttcagtcctttctggtgtgagaacctcctcgaggaggtaggcgagtagtggtgctctctagtcgaCTGGATCGAGTGCCATCATGGCGATGTCGCTAGGTGATGTTGCCATGGAGGCGCCAAGGTCAGAGCCCCCAAGCACTCAGTCTAGGTCAGGGAACGTCAGGAGGGTTGGAGCCCTCGAGTGCCAGATTGGTGTTGGAGTGCGTCTAGGTTGGATCCTCTTGGATGTGGGTAGACGGCTGGTGGAGGTCGTTTACAAAGACCCCATCGGTGGGCGGTTCCCATCTGGCCACCAATTTTGGGAGGAGGTCGgtagcatcgttgtccttttgagGGACATGATGGAGTTTGATCCCTTGaaacttgtcctcaagcttgcgcacctcctggcaatatgccaccatgagagggctcttgcaagaggactccttcatgacttggtcaatgactacCTCTGAGTCTCCACGGACATACAGCCATGTGACACCGAGCTTGACGGCGAtgcatagtccattgatgagggcctcatactctatGACATTGTTCGAGGTTGAAAAATGGAGACGGATCGCGTAGCAGAGCCTGCTCTAAttcggggagatcagaaccactctagccccaaGCCAGGCGCCATGATCAActtatcgaagtacatcatctagtactcatgggtgacatccaAGGTCAGGAGCTGGACTTCTGTCTATTCGGTGATGAAGTCGttaagagcctgagacttaatagcggtgtagGGGGCATACCTTATATCATGGCCCTtgagctcgagagcccacttggagattcagcCAATGGCATTGTGGTTATGGACGACCTCCCCAAGTGGCTATGAGGTGATGACCATGACCTCATGGTTGGTGAAGTCATGTAGGAGCTTTCAGGCCGCCATCAACACGGTGTACAGAAGCTTCAAAACCTAGGGGTAGCGAACTTTggcgtcggtgagtacctcaccgacaAAGTACACCGATTGCTATACCTTCAATGGGTAACCTGGCTCCTCTTTCTCGATGATGAGGGTGGCGCTCACAACATGGTTGCTTtccacgatgtagaggaggagggattctccctgtttgagagcgacgaggattggggccgacattagtgatgttttgaggcttttCAAAGCCTATAATGCCTCCTTTGTCCAGATGAATGCGtctatcttcttgagaagtttgtagagaggcatcccttgtttgcctagtcgggagatgaactggctcagggcggccaaacaactggtgagcctctgtacgcccttgatgttgcatatcaggcccatgttggagatggccatgattttttggggttggcttcaatgccgtgcTCGAACATGATGTAtctgagcagcttcccctttggaaccccaacaACATATTTTTCAAGATTCAATTTGATGATGAATCTTCGAAGGTTCATgaatgttgtggccaagtttgtgattaggtcgctagcttgagccattttcaccactacatcatctacatagacagcgattgttggttttggctgctcgacttggtcaggttggtcgagtgggttgatttggtcggtgaagcatcgctacatgcaccgttgataggtggcgccagcattcttcagaccaaaaggcatggttacgtaatagtacaaaccatacggggtgatgaatgaagtcatgaCCTGGTCGGACTTTTTCAttgtgatctggtggtagcctaagtaggcatccaggaaggagaggatttcgcgcaccctgaggtggagtcgactatctagtctatgcatagtaaagggaagtgatcctttgggcatgccttgttgaggctagtatagtcaacacacattctccacttcccattcttctttttcacaagaacaggattagctagccagtcagagtggtatacctctttgatgaatctggctgccaaaagtttggtgatctcctcgcctatgccCATGCGCCTTTTGTCATCAAAGCGAAGCAGGCGTTGCTTTgcgggctttgagcccgggataatgcatagtgcatgctcagtgacctcccttggtatgcctagcATATTAGAAGGCTTCCACATGAAGACATCATGATTTGCGCATAGGAAGTCggcgagctcgctttcctatttggccgggagcttggGCCTGATGCGCACCATCTTGgtcgggtcagtggggtcgatctccaccaccttggtttcctcagtCGGATGGAAGGCACTCGAGGAGGTTGGCCCGTTGCAGTTGGGAACTACTGGAGTCACCGAATTCCCAAGCTCCAAGAGCTCAGTGgagttgatgacggtagtggcgagctcgtaatgctcgcaaTCGCACATGTAGGCATGCAAGAAGGTACTACCTATGGTGATGATGCCATTTGGctctggcatctttagcttgaggtaggtgtagttggggatcaccatgaagttggcatagcatggccgccccaagatggcgtggtaggaccctagaaagtccactacctcgaaggttagaacctccgagcagaagttggcgcggtcgccaaacatgatgggcaggtcgatctgcctaaATGGATGCACCTACGCCCCTaggatcatgccatggaagggagagcttacTGAGAGGAGCTTGGACCGGGGGATGCgtatggcgtcgagggtgttgacatagaggatgttgaggccactgcctctgtccatcagcaccttggtgatgcgcttcttgtggatgatggggtcgacgacaagcagGTAGCGACCTGGTCAGGCGACgttggaaggatggtctctctgatcaaaagtgatcaagGAGTctaaccagctaaggaaagagtgGATGGCTAACTCGGCGGTggatgcctctctgtagcgtaccttgtgctagcgcttggagtggatagtgtcggatcccccaaagatcatgaggcattgcTTGGGGTTAGGCAAGTCATCTTCATCCTTGCCCACTGTGCCTCCTTTCATGGCTGCCTCCTccatgcctttctcttcctttgGCTTGGCAGCTTGCcataggaagcgcttgaggagctcgtagtccttgtagaggtgtttgatgggataggcgtggttggtgcatggactctccatgagcttgtcaaagtggtcgggctagccctgctagggctgcttgcccactcGGTCGGCCACAACGACCAAAGTTGGGTTGGCCAGTCGGGgccaatccttcttgttcttcttgccttTTTGTATGGAGGGGCACTCgccttggtcctcgtgcttggccttgcccctatccCAACCACCACTAAAGACCGCCCTGACTGCCTCCTCACTgaaggcatggttcatggcgatgtcgagtaggtcatgggtggtatggggcttcacacagctaagcttgtggatcaaggactcataggttgtcctagagaggaacgcgctgatgatgtcAATGTCGACG
Above is a genomic segment from Miscanthus floridulus cultivar M001 chromosome 3, ASM1932011v1, whole genome shotgun sequence containing:
- the LOC136544087 gene encoding uncharacterized protein, whose product is MVIPNYTYLKLKMPEPNGIITIGSTFLHAYMCDCEHYELATTVINSTELLELGNSVTPVVPNCNGPTSSSAFHPTEETKVVEIDPTDPTKMVRIRPKLPAK